Part of the Peromyscus maniculatus bairdii isolate BWxNUB_F1_BW_parent chromosome 23, HU_Pman_BW_mat_3.1, whole genome shotgun sequence genome is shown below.
gccagcttccaAGTAAACGACACCGAGACTAATTaaatatgaaagcttggcttatATATTAGGCTtctttctaactagctcttataacttaaatgaacccatttctattaatttacgtGGTTCCCTGGGGCTTGTTTAGcctcatctatgtactgtccatcctgctcaCTCTGTGTCTCATGGTGTCTCCCTGCaactccccctttcttcttcccagtgtcctctctgccccgAAAATCCTGACTAGGAATTGggcatttagctttttattaaaccaatcagagtgacaaatcttcacagtgtacaaagattattccacagcagtcatGTTTGGGCCTTCTATTTTTTGGaggggagtctttttttttttaaaaagagagacccCCGGAGAACTCCCTGACCCCTTCCAGCCGTTGAAGACATGGTAACAAGCAGTAATCGGAGTACCAGGAAACAGCACCACCAGATGCCAGCTGCAGTTCCAGCCCTGGAATATGGGGATGTTTGGTTTTATGTGTGTACTTGGAGTTGCAAGTGTCCCATGATCTCACACATTTTCTGGGTGGTGTGACTACTGCCATGTTCCATGGCCATGATAGAGGAGCCTCATCTGGGGTTGACACCCCGTGAAATTCTTCCCTCAAAACTGTCGAGGAACACAGCCCCACTGGAAGCACTGAGTTTCAGCAGTGTTTGTCACctgggagggacagagaagataAAAGGTCAAAGGTCATCTAGAAAGGCCAGAGTGGCATCTACTGTGATTCAGCACTGTTCCTGGGGAGAAGTGAACAGACATCTATGCATCTGAGATAGGAAATTAATGACAGACTGATGTAAAGATACCACCACAGTCTACCTgggtgagccaatgagtttattgtGGTTACTTATGGGAGTGTGTATCAGTGGTTACTTATGGGAGTGTGTATCAGTGGTTACTGACAGGAATGGAAATGATGCAGACAGCTGCCTTATGGTGAGCTCACCCCGGCACGGGTTAAAGCTCCGGACAACTGGAAGCCagaagcacactgcacagcccagGTCAGACAATGTCTTTTGTAGCCATCTCaattggtctgagcctcttctaggcagctcagcaggtctgtaggtctctcagcagtcctttctGCTTATGCACATGTGAGGAGGGGTCTGGTGTAGCTGCTGAGCTTCAGCGATTTCCTGAAGCTTTTGAGTTATTTATTGTGGAGTTTAAAAAGGCTTCTCCAAAGGACGTAATGTTTCACTTCTTTTAAGAGCATCCTGAGTCATGAGAAGCTTTCCTCCAAGATGGAATGTTCTTTTCAACACTGACAAGATAAAAACCATCTCTGAGCAACTGGACACCAGTGACCACTCTGCCCTCAGAGCTGAGCTGGCGGAGTTGTCACACGATGTCTGGAGCTCCATCACCGGCATCTGTCATTTGCACGTGTTCCTCTGCATTCCATTAAACTTCAGCTTGACAATGGAAGAGAGAGATATCGTTCTGTTTCACAGGGGAGGACATAGAAACTCCTATATGGTGATGATGGAGTCCCCGTACTAGGGGTGAATTGTAGAGGAATAACTTTACAGAAGTTGGGATCACCTGAGGGACAGGCTACTGCACAAGTCTAGGGAGAATTATCTTGATTAGTTGAGGTAGGAAAGCAGTGTAGGTGGCGCCGTTCCCTAGGCGAGGGATCCCAGACTGTgtgaaaaggagacagagagctgACCACCGGCATACATCCTGCCATTGCTCTCTACTGCCTGCACATGCACTGTGACTGACTGCCTCAAGCTCTTGCTACTGAAATACACAGCAcagctccagcccccaccccagcaccttCTCTTCTAGCTGTGACAAGCAATACCTCTCTCCCCACACTTTTCCGGAGTGAGGATGGCCCCATCCTGttccctttttttcctcctgagtCAGAGAAGAATGGACTTTATAGGGGGTGCTCCAGAAGGCCATGGGGTTATATAAATCccagggcagagaggaggaggaaagggggagtcAAGACAAGCAGAAGATGGCAGGAGAGCCAGAGACCCAGCAGCCAAAGAACCATGGTGAGGCTGGGCACCTCTGGGTACTGTCAGGGGGGCTGGGTCCAGGATCCAGGGTGATATGTGCATGGCCTCCAGCTTGGGGTGAGGGAGGTGGCCGAGCTTTGGAGGTCAGCTGCTGTGTTCTGTCCCATTCAGAGGAGGAGGTCACATTTGGAGGCCAGGGATTTGCTGAGAACGACCCTGAGGGTCTCACTTGCAGCTCCAAGAGCatgccaggtactggggtgactCAGGGACAGAGGTGTCAGGGGTCCTCTGCAGAATGAACACAGCAGGGCAGGATCTGCCCCTGGGACCTCAGCTCTGCCCATCTGCCcatcctgcagaatgtctggcccGGGTGCCCTGGCTTCTCCTGCTTCTCATCTCTCTGGGCCTCTTTGTGCTGATGTTGGCCATCCTGGTTCAAGGTCAgtcagggcagggctggggaagggggaCTGGAATGTGGaatcctttcaggttgttttgtggttggttggtttgttttggggggttgtctggtttgtttttcttttactttatttactattttatttttgcgATTGTTAAACAAGAACTCCAGCATGGGACACTAATTGAGCTTTTAGATTTTCCCTCTGGGATGACCCTTGCCGAGCCCCCAAATTCATCAGAGCTGGGACATCTGAGCCGCACAGTCCTCACTTCATCTGTGACCGGGGACAGCTGACTGTCCCTCTCTGAAATGGGGCCCATCTTCCCCGTGGAGCTGAACTCGGCACAGCCAGGCACCATCAGTGCTCACAGAGGATGTGGGTGTgccctgctttctctcttgcagTTTCCAGGGTTCATGCATCCCCACAGGGACAGACCCCAGGTCAGCAGGGGAGCTCCAGCTTGGGTGAGGGACACCTGGGGCCCTGAGGGGGAAAGAACTCTGGGGCTGTGTGAGGTGGGCAAGCATGGGCACAGGCTTGCTGGGGGTGTGGCAGGATGTGTCAGGTCCTGTGTCCTGCAGTGTTGGGACTAACAGGGTCTGAGACTCAGTGTCCTGGCCTGTGAAATGGGCTCCTGGGGTCACTGTGACCACCAACAGTGATCTTGTGGGTCCAGCTCtgcaccaggcacacagctgGTGCTTAATTGTTGCAAACCTCTTCTTGTAGTTGCTGTTCCTCATGCGCAGACACACAGCTTGGAGCAGATCCAGCAGCAGCTGACTCAGATCAATGCCTCGCTGGGTGAGGCTCCAGGGCCTGAGTTAGGGGGGACCTGAGGGGTCATCAGTGGGTTCAGCATCTGCCTTCTGGGCTTCCACCGAGGCAGGCAGGATAGAGCACAGGGATTGTGGTCCAGGTTTTGGGAGCACTGGTTGGTAGCTGAAATAGAAGCACAGCCCTGGGCTCTAAAGCCCAAgacagaggggagaagagaaccCAGGCCCTGAGGTCATGGGTCCCCACTGCACTGTTCACTCTGCAGCTGGCCTGTGCCGGCCCTGCCCCTGGGACTGGGAGCTCTTCCAGGGAAGCTGCTACCTCTTCTCCAGGACTCTGAGCAGCTGGGAAGCCTCGGCCACCTCCTGCCAGGATCTGGGTGCCCACCTGGTGATTATCAACAGTGTTGAAGAACAGGTGAGTGGGCCACATCAATCCTACCACTTGTCCTAGGCATTGTTTTCCAGATGGGAGGCTGAGGGACATGGAGGAGATTCAGTCAGAGGGGGCTTCCTGTAGGAGGAGGCACAATGGAGTCGGGAGGTCCTGTAGGAGAGGAACACATGAGAGGTGGGTTAGGTGTGAAGGGAGTCAGAGGAGCTTTGAAACATCATGTGACCCTCTTGGGACACACCTCTGAGCTGAGATGTAAGTGAACACATTCCACACGTGTGCAATTTGACCTGCACCCATGGTATGCATTCACCAGCCAGTCCACACAACTCGACTAACAGCACTAAGCTTGGGAGCAGAAAAGCTTGTATGGGCGGCTGGGAGTGGATTATGGATGGATGATGGCATCATAGACCTTTCTCTGGACTGCTGCATCCATTCAGAGATTCATGGAATACTGGAATGTGAGGAAGAAACAGCGCTCCTGGATTGGCCTCAGTGACCTTAGACATGAAGGTTCCTGGCAGTGGGTGGATGACACCCCTCTGCAGCTCAGGTGAGCTCTTGGAATCCATGGCTCAGAAAGTAGCTTGCAGTAGCATGGCTCACTTTAAACACAGCCTGCACTGTTGAAAACACTCAGAGAATAATAACTACAGCCCCATATCACCTCGGCATTCTCACCCCCCAGCTTAAATCCAAAATCCAGAGTCCACATTTTCGCTTTGCTGGGCTGATTCTCGTGGTGGTGAGGTCAGAGCCCacatttttctaaagctgttccaTGCACTCTTACTGCCTGACTGGTTCTTGGTCTTTTACCATAGAAGATTCTGTCCAGGTCTTTGTTGTTTATGGGGTGGGTTCTGGGTGTGATGGCTGTCTCTGATGACTGATGATGTTTGCAGCTTTTGGAAACAAGGGGAGCCTAACAATGATGAGGATGAGGACTGTGTGGAGCTGTTCACGGATGAGTGGAATGATAATAAATGCACTGAGCAAAACTTCTGGGTGTGTGAGCAGCCCTCAGCTCCCTGCCCTCATCACTGACGGTCTGGGCTTCCCCTGGGCATGCAGACAACTCAGGGGCACTCTGCTCTAGTTCCAGCCACCTTGTTCATCCCCAGTGTCCCTGCTCTGAGTCTTTAGGGATCCCGAGAATCCCTGAGACACCCTCCCCTGcagctcttccctcttcttttgtGGATGATCTCACTTGCTCTTCCCAGCCCATGAACCCACGTGTGTCTGGGCTGTACCTCAATGGCATGTAATTTGTGTAGTgtgggtgggtctctgagtttcaTCCTCAGGactaaaataaaagaatgaacaaaaattCACATGTGGTGTGATGTGTTCCATTCAGTAGATTGTCTATTTCTGGACACTGTCTTACTAATAAacctttgaaatgttttatataactAGGATATTAGTGTCTACATTATCTTTTGGTTGTGaagcccttttcttttctcttcttttctttctttttctctttctttctttctttttttctttttttcctttttggtgacAAGAGTCTCATGTAACTGGCTAGACTTGAATTCAAaatgtagatcaggctaaccttgaactcatagagatctacctgtctctgcctcctaagcactgagGTTAAAAGCATGCAACACCACACCAGAaagattcagagtttttttttttgttgttgtttgtttgtttgtttttgtttttttgtttgtttttgagtttgtATTGGGAATACACACCCACTGAGTGCATTCATAGTCATTCATAGTCACGTGGTCTCTTTCTCTTGGAGCCTCTGTCCCTCCTGCCACTGCAGgccaggggaaggaggaagagttcCACATAGCACCTTAGCCCCTGTCCTTCAGGAAAGCTGTCTCCAGAGCCTGCTGCCACCCCAGCCAGGAAGGCTCCTTTCCCTGCTGATGCCAAAGGTCAGCGCCCCCTAGTGTCTTGAAACCTAAGGGAGCTTTTAGCATCGCAGAGGAAAATTCTCCCTCCGTCCTCTGGGTGGCGCCCGACATCATGGAAAGCGTTGTGTTTGCTCTGCTGCCTCTGACCTCCTCAAGGATGCCTGGCTTCCCTCACTGTCCTCAGGACCAAAGAGAGTGCCTGTCTCTGGGAGTCAGGGACCACTTCCCCTCTCTGCACTTGCCGGGTGGTCTGTGCACCTCCCACCTCCTTGGTTCCCTGCACGGATTCCTCTCTTGCCTCACTGGGTATGAGCCTTTAATATACTCACTGGACTGTCTTTAATTGTTGACTTAAATGTTATACTTTTGATTACTGCTGTGGCAGTGGGTTCTTATGAGCCTTTTCTTTCTGACCAGCCTCCTGTGGCCTGGCACTTACTATGTAGtttaggatggccttgaactcctgatctccctgcctccataATTCATATGGACAGACTTCCTGCTTgccttgtttttttccttcctttcttccttgcttcctttcattactggtgtgtgtgtgtgtgtgtgtgtgtgtctgtgtgtgtgtgtgtgtgtctgtgtgtgtgtgtgtatgtatgtgtgtgtgtgtctgtgtgtgtgtgtgtgtgtatgtctgtgtgtgtgtgtatgtgtgtgtctctgtgtgtgtgtgtctgtgtgtgtgtgtgtgtgtgtgtatgtgtgtgtgtgtgtgtgtgtgtgtgtgtcaggtgcTTCATGAATTCCAGCTAAGCACTCTACCATGGAACCACGTTCCTGACCCTGTGTGAAATTTCATCCCTGCCCTTTATTTTGAATTAATGAATTTACAATTTCACACATATTCTAGGCATGCTGACCACTCTCACCCACCACCTTCCTGCCACCCCATCTACCCTCCATACTCCCCACaaatctctctcttctttttttacttACATGCTGGGAGATTCGAACCTgaaccttgtacatgctaggcaatcactctacccctgagctacattctgtacctaccttttttttttttttgtttttttgttttttttagttaattcttaaaaaaccaaaacaaacaaaccccagagTTCCCCTGGGGTACCTGGGTCCACAGCTCCCCCACCTGTCATTGCAGCAGCCTTGGCTAGCTTAGGAGGAGCCTGCATCCTTGCAGTGGGCTGAGATGTAGGCACAGCTAAGGTTGCTTCTGTTTTGTCTTGAAGGGGACTGTTTATTTCCTTCtagctcttctctccttctttttccttttatcctCCCCAGGAGCCATGGCTTTTGAAGAGGTCTCCTTTAATCACACTTTAGTTTGGTTTCTGCTGTTACAACATTCTCAAGTAGAAGACACAAACCAAAGGCAGCTCTGCTTACCAGTAACTTCCCCTGACTGTGATGGACCCATCGTCACAATAGTGACAATTAGTCCAGTTCCTCAGGATAGTTGCTTATGAAACTGAGGGAGAAATCTGAACACAGCTGACTGAACCCACACCACCACAGGGTCTCATGTCGCTCTGGTTGGCCCTGAAATGGCTATGTGGCTATTGGGctccttggactcctgatcctcctctctctacctccagagtcctgggattaaaaatgtgcatcATCACATGTAGTTTATGGGGtgatggggatggaacccagggttttgtgcagtCCACGTGAGCACTACCCcaatggagccacatccccagcccagttACTTGCTTTAACATTGATTTTAAAAGTCACCAGTTTAGAGGTCTGGCAGCAGGtgatgaagctttttttttttttaaggtagagatcccaaatatttaaaaaaaaaatcccaattaaaacttatttattttcatttcatgtgtattggtgtttttgcctgcgtGTTTGTCTGTATGAGGGagtctgatcctctggaactagagttatagacagttgtgagctgccatgtgggtgctggaaattgaacctgggtcctctggaagagtaaccactgagctatctcccctgCCCAAATTCCACTTTTTAACAAGGAGATTTGTTTTAATGTTATgtttgtatatgagtgtgtgctgCATGttctgtggagttcagaagaggaaggtggatcccctagaactggtgTTATAGGACACTGTAAAATCTCCTACAAACAGAACTGGGGTCATCTTGAAGAGCCATAGTTGctcataactactgagccatctctccagccccactcatTCCTGATTCCTTTCTTACTACATACATTTCCTGAAGTTCTGTCCTGGgcacatgtcttagttaggggttctattgttgtgataaagaccatgatcaaaagcaatgtGGGGGGAAATGGTTCAACctatcttacacttccaggtgacagtcacagagggaagtcagggcaggaactcgagcAGGGCAGGAGCCTCGAGGCAGAAGTtggtgcagaggccatagaggggtgctgcttacttgtTGCTGAACATTTGTTTACActctgaagatgtgtctttgccaaggctccgtctgattggtttaataaagagctgaatggccaatagctaggcaggaaaaggttaGATGGatcttccagggacagagaggactctgggaagaagaaaggtggagatgtgagagacacagaacaagcagGATGTGCAGCAGTAGAGGTGAACTCCACAAGCCTTGTGGCAGAGCATAGATGAAtagtaatgggttaatttaactgttgggactttcttctctctttccaccaggtAAGTTCAAGGGACTGAACTCATGTTGGGCTCAGTGGTGAGTTCtgttccccactgagccatctcaccagcttggGCTCAGTTCTTGTGGAGACTTTTAGATCTACTTTAGGCTTCTTTGCTGGAACCTTTGAACAAGTTCCCCTGACTTTGGGGAAGGAAAATCTGTGATTGTCCTCTggagtccttttcttttttgactatGCTTTAAATTGA
Proteins encoded:
- the LOC102916976 gene encoding CD209 antigen-like protein C isoform X2, yielding MGLYKSQGREEEERGSQDKQKMAGEPETQQPKNHEEEVTFGGQGFAENDPEGLTCSSKSMPECLARVPWLLLLLISLGLFVLMLAILVQVSRVHASPQGQTPVAVPHAQTHSLEQIQQQLTQINASLAGLCRPCPWDWELFQGSCYLFSRTLSSWEASATSCQDLGAHLVIINSVEEQRFMEYWNVRKKQRSWIGLSDLRHEGSWQWVDDTPLQLSFWKQGEPNNDEDEDCVELFTDEWNDNKCTEQNFWVCEQPSAPCPHH
- the LOC102916976 gene encoding CD209 antigen-like protein C isoform X1; the protein is MGLYKSQGREEEERGSQDKQKMAGEPETQQPKNHEEEVTFGGQGFAENDPEGLTCSSKSMPECLARVPWLLLLLISLGLFVLMLAILVQVSRVHASPQGQTPGQQGSSSLVAVPHAQTHSLEQIQQQLTQINASLAGLCRPCPWDWELFQGSCYLFSRTLSSWEASATSCQDLGAHLVIINSVEEQRFMEYWNVRKKQRSWIGLSDLRHEGSWQWVDDTPLQLSFWKQGEPNNDEDEDCVELFTDEWNDNKCTEQNFWVCEQPSAPCPHH